One part of the Bdellovibrio sp. KM01 genome encodes these proteins:
- a CDS encoding twitching motility protein PilT, protein MSLTELLMQAKAKKSQEFLFVVGSEPRARSMTGWESLRPSPGLMTEWKLLQQSFLDDQQKAMLETTGVVVGETALENTRIGFSFFQHESTMKAIIDLDLDGSRFDMPLPGSYMETCLRMKGLVIVSGAGESGQTGTLYKTMQKMGEERSFMGVVFSTKPFPQVREAKSCFLYHNGIFESQSERDSLLNGVDVVVYDGASDDASFLEAMALAERGVFVIYSMRAPSLMNALRRCLSVMTDRFGQHGSSRFAEVFSMGLGQYAMAGLGNDRVFAHELLLVKPQIREFIERQEMSSLQAVLMTAPEHSGILTLNQSLLQHLIRRRVDLKTAFETSRDPDNLDQLLKKVGI, encoded by the coding sequence ATGAGTTTGACAGAATTGTTAATGCAAGCGAAGGCTAAAAAATCTCAAGAGTTCCTATTTGTCGTGGGCAGTGAGCCCCGTGCTCGCAGCATGACGGGCTGGGAAAGCTTGCGCCCTTCTCCGGGGTTGATGACAGAGTGGAAGCTTTTACAACAAAGCTTCCTGGATGATCAGCAAAAAGCGATGCTTGAAACCACAGGCGTGGTGGTCGGCGAAACGGCCCTGGAAAATACACGTATTGGATTCTCGTTTTTTCAACATGAAAGTACGATGAAGGCCATCATCGATTTGGATCTTGATGGTTCCAGATTTGATATGCCACTTCCGGGCAGCTATATGGAAACTTGCTTGCGCATGAAAGGTCTTGTGATCGTTTCGGGCGCAGGGGAGTCCGGGCAAACCGGAACTCTGTATAAAACAATGCAAAAGATGGGCGAAGAAAGATCGTTCATGGGCGTGGTTTTCTCGACAAAACCCTTCCCGCAAGTGCGTGAAGCAAAATCCTGCTTCCTTTATCACAATGGAATTTTCGAAAGCCAAAGTGAACGTGACAGTTTGCTAAATGGTGTTGATGTTGTGGTTTACGATGGCGCTTCTGACGATGCCAGCTTCCTTGAAGCTATGGCTTTGGCAGAGCGTGGTGTCTTTGTGATTTACTCTATGCGTGCACCTTCTTTGATGAATGCTCTTCGTCGTTGTCTGTCGGTGATGACCGATCGTTTTGGTCAGCATGGTTCTTCGCGTTTTGCGGAAGTGTTTTCGATGGGACTTGGTCAATATGCAATGGCTGGCCTGGGAAATGACCGCGTGTTCGCGCATGAATTGCTTTTGGTGAAACCACAGATTCGTGAGTTCATCGAGCGTCAGGAAATGAGTTCTTTGCAAGCCGTATTGATGACGGCTCCAGAGCATTCTGGCATTTTGACTTTGAATCAATCATTGCTTCAACATTTGATCCGCCGTCGTGTGGATTTGAAAACAGCATTTGAAACATCTCGTGATCCAGACAATTTAGATCAGTTGCTCAAAAAGGTGGGCATCTAG
- a CDS encoding bifunctional riboflavin kinase/FAD synthetase produces MHIYQGVGQMSSVLESSVVTIGNFDGVHLGHQQLIETVTREAQHYGVPSVVYTFHPHPVKVLFPERQTQRMFDLRDQQEQFEARGIECVILENFTREFSQVTAQDFLQNYVMNKLHPKTLVVGHDFNFGANRTGNISFLEGFCAQHGIRLIVIPPFQLDGQVVSSTRIREALQGGEIEKAERLLGRPYYLRGTVEKGFQRGRTIGVPTANVHPDVEFVPRKGVYFTYTRINGHNHPSITNIGVNPTFQQDNKGPVKIESHIFDLDAQLYGVEVEVELLHFQRDEMKFSGIDTLKEQIYNDMAAARKYFNE; encoded by the coding sequence ATGCATATCTATCAAGGCGTCGGGCAGATGAGCTCCGTTTTAGAGTCTTCTGTCGTCACAATTGGCAATTTTGACGGTGTCCATCTGGGGCATCAGCAACTCATCGAAACAGTCACTCGCGAGGCACAACATTATGGCGTGCCTTCGGTTGTGTATACTTTCCATCCTCACCCCGTAAAAGTACTGTTTCCAGAGCGCCAAACGCAAAGAATGTTCGATCTGCGTGATCAGCAAGAACAGTTCGAAGCCCGGGGCATCGAGTGTGTGATCCTGGAGAATTTCACGCGTGAATTTTCACAAGTCACGGCTCAGGATTTCCTTCAAAACTATGTGATGAACAAGCTTCATCCAAAAACCCTGGTGGTGGGGCATGATTTTAATTTCGGCGCCAATCGTACGGGTAATATTTCTTTTCTTGAAGGCTTCTGCGCGCAGCATGGTATCCGCCTGATCGTGATTCCTCCGTTTCAACTAGATGGTCAGGTGGTTTCGAGCACCCGCATCCGAGAGGCCCTGCAAGGCGGGGAAATTGAAAAAGCTGAAAGACTTTTAGGTCGCCCGTACTATTTGCGGGGTACAGTGGAAAAAGGTTTTCAACGGGGGCGTACGATCGGTGTGCCCACGGCTAATGTGCATCCTGACGTGGAGTTTGTTCCGCGCAAAGGAGTGTATTTCACGTACACTCGCATCAATGGTCACAATCATCCTTCAATCACCAACATTGGTGTCAATCCTACTTTTCAACAAGACAATAAAGGCCCGGTGAAAATCGAAAGTCATATTTTTGATTTGGATGCTCAACTTTACGGCGTTGAAGTTGAAGTGGAGCTTTTGCATTTCCAACGGGATGAAATGAAGTTTTCTGGTATCGATACTTTGAAAGAGCAAATCTATAACGACATGGCCGCGGCCCGAAAGTACTTCAATGAGTAA
- a CDS encoding ATP-binding protein has product MLRRVQKGSFSQYFNRVLYRSEVLLRYFMRHRGFLLRCLLCWAIGCLALSADETTSYDQRFQVRGDQKVSSQIVLITIRQSDFVGVYSDRSSSMMDLDEATDITDSFFWNKKIWNQLLSKILKQDPRAIGVTLYFGDNIGAVHLNNEEQKNFFDPRVFWASTTNSLERVLTPAFSNRENSNLGSNEIRRDEDGLVRRVFPSRSEMPHLVEKITGKRFPTTQAGLPINYRGSIYNFTQYGLSEILYDELPPDTFKGKIILIGAETSATPVYLTPLGTLSRSEIMAHATDTLLGNKWIQRLNFWWYAVGFFVLMGFAVFIILTYPQSVAFFFILWIATLLAALSAWVFDSFYFWSPAFAPFVLLAATWTIFIGYQATKIERKNFALQQEQQYLAELEQLKNNFVSLISHDLKTPIAKIQAIVDRLLTQNQDQELQTDLKSLRMFGDELNRYIQSILKVLRVESREFKINKDAADINEVIEEALVTLRPLAFEKGIRIQTHLEPMFSVEFDTTLIKEVVINLVENAIKYTPSQGLIEVTSTETEQDIKVIVKDTGDGIKPEDMDKVWGKFTRGSDQDLKTKGTGLGLYLVKYFIELHGGKVEMESKVGQGTTVSFTLPLESEDVIEEIL; this is encoded by the coding sequence ATGTTGCGACGCGTGCAAAAAGGTTCGTTTTCCCAGTATTTTAATCGCGTTTTATATCGCAGCGAGGTCCTGCTTCGCTACTTTATGCGCCACCGCGGTTTTCTGCTTCGCTGCCTTTTATGTTGGGCCATTGGTTGCCTGGCACTTTCTGCTGACGAGACCACGTCTTACGACCAGCGTTTTCAAGTTCGCGGCGACCAAAAGGTCTCTTCGCAAATCGTTTTAATCACCATCCGTCAATCTGACTTTGTCGGCGTTTACAGCGACCGCTCCTCTTCGATGATGGATTTGGATGAAGCCACGGACATCACTGACAGCTTTTTTTGGAATAAAAAAATCTGGAATCAGTTGCTTTCCAAAATCTTAAAACAAGATCCCCGCGCCATCGGTGTCACCCTTTACTTTGGTGACAACATTGGGGCTGTTCACCTGAACAACGAAGAACAGAAAAACTTTTTCGATCCCCGTGTGTTTTGGGCCTCCACGACAAATTCGTTGGAGCGAGTTCTAACTCCAGCGTTCAGCAACCGCGAAAACAGCAATCTGGGTTCCAATGAAATTCGTCGCGACGAAGACGGCCTGGTTCGCCGGGTGTTTCCTTCACGTTCCGAAATGCCTCACCTGGTTGAGAAAATCACGGGCAAGCGCTTTCCGACGACGCAAGCCGGTCTTCCCATCAACTATCGCGGTTCGATCTATAATTTCACTCAGTATGGTTTAAGCGAGATCCTTTACGACGAACTTCCACCGGATACCTTTAAAGGCAAAATCATTTTGATCGGGGCCGAGACCTCTGCCACGCCAGTTTATCTGACTCCGCTGGGTACATTGTCCCGTTCAGAAATTATGGCCCATGCAACGGATACTCTTTTGGGCAACAAATGGATTCAGCGTCTGAATTTCTGGTGGTATGCCGTTGGCTTTTTCGTCCTGATGGGTTTTGCAGTTTTCATCATTCTGACTTATCCGCAGTCGGTGGCCTTTTTCTTTATTTTGTGGATTGCGACGTTGCTTGCGGCTCTTTCCGCCTGGGTTTTTGATAGTTTCTATTTCTGGTCCCCGGCCTTTGCGCCCTTTGTATTACTGGCTGCAACCTGGACGATCTTTATCGGTTACCAGGCGACAAAGATCGAAAGAAAGAACTTTGCCCTGCAACAGGAACAACAATACCTGGCAGAATTGGAACAGCTTAAAAACAATTTCGTCAGCTTGATCTCCCATGACTTAAAAACGCCGATCGCCAAGATTCAAGCTATCGTGGATCGTTTGTTGACGCAAAATCAGGATCAGGAACTGCAAACGGATTTGAAATCATTGCGCATGTTCGGTGATGAACTGAATCGTTATATCCAGTCGATTTTAAAAGTCCTGCGCGTGGAATCCCGTGAATTTAAAATCAACAAAGATGCAGCCGACATCAACGAAGTGATCGAAGAAGCTCTGGTCACTTTGCGTCCTTTGGCTTTTGAAAAAGGCATTCGCATTCAGACTCACTTGGAACCGATGTTCTCGGTTGAGTTCGATACCACCCTGATCAAAGAGGTGGTAATCAATCTGGTTGAGAACGCAATCAAGTACACGCCTTCTCAGGGACTGATTGAGGTCACTTCAACCGAAACAGAACAAGATATCAAGGTGATCGTTAAAGACACCGGTGATGGAATTAAGCCCGAAGACATGGACAAAGTCTGGGGTAAATTCACTCGTGGGAGTGATCAGGATCTTAAAACCAAGGGAACGGGTTTGGGTCTTTACTTAGTTAAATATTTTATTGAACTTCATGGCGGTAAAGTGGAAATGGAAAGCAAAGTGGGTCAAGGAACAACTGTATCCTTCACTCTGCCACTTGAATCAGAAGACGTAATCGAGGAGATCTTATGA
- a CDS encoding glycosyltransferase family 9 protein, with amino-acid sequence MKSQTCDSQCASFDAPKMSVLIVHLGALGAVVRSTSLLKAIKRKYPSSMITWVTDAPAHVLLQNHPVIDRVLTTKEADLLQLGALQFDVGMVIDKSLKAVGVLRHTQVDQIFGFMANPVTGAIVPATPAAEELWELGLNNQKKFFENKKPETQLMIEALELGPFKRDPYWLPLSESENAELHFRRQSFLTVGKKWVLGFNTGCSTVIAAKKLTVEFHRLMIKSLQSRYPEAQLVLLGGPEDTERNAEIAKGLSVISTATQSGLRDGLISVAACDVVITGDSLGMHMAISQGKQVVAWFGPTCAHEIDLYDRGVSILSKSPCSPCWKRACEKSIMCYDQVSLQEIVHAVESCRTNSLSGGLAFGNSAPKTLSSDLA; translated from the coding sequence ATGAAAAGTCAGACCTGTGACTCTCAGTGCGCTTCTTTTGACGCTCCAAAGATGTCCGTTCTTATAGTACACCTAGGGGCCTTAGGTGCCGTGGTTCGTAGCACCAGTTTATTGAAGGCCATCAAACGTAAATATCCTTCTTCAATGATTACCTGGGTCACCGATGCTCCGGCTCATGTTCTGTTGCAAAATCATCCTGTAATTGATCGCGTTTTGACCACGAAGGAAGCAGACCTTCTGCAATTGGGAGCTTTGCAATTCGATGTGGGAATGGTGATTGATAAATCACTAAAAGCCGTGGGCGTGCTTCGTCATACGCAGGTTGATCAGATTTTTGGTTTCATGGCAAACCCCGTAACCGGAGCCATTGTGCCAGCGACTCCTGCGGCAGAAGAGTTGTGGGAGCTGGGCCTTAATAATCAAAAAAAGTTTTTTGAAAATAAAAAACCTGAAACTCAGTTAATGATTGAGGCTTTGGAGTTAGGGCCATTTAAGCGTGATCCTTATTGGTTACCACTATCTGAATCCGAGAATGCAGAACTTCATTTCCGTCGTCAGAGTTTTCTGACTGTCGGCAAAAAATGGGTTTTGGGTTTTAACACCGGCTGTAGCACTGTGATTGCCGCAAAAAAACTCACCGTGGAGTTTCATCGTTTGATGATCAAATCCCTCCAAAGTCGCTATCCCGAGGCGCAACTCGTGTTGCTCGGGGGCCCCGAGGACACAGAGCGAAATGCGGAAATTGCGAAGGGCCTTTCTGTTATTTCAACGGCGACCCAAAGCGGTTTGCGTGACGGTTTGATCAGTGTCGCGGCTTGTGATGTTGTCATCACGGGCGACAGTTTAGGAATGCATATGGCCATTTCTCAAGGGAAACAAGTTGTCGCGTGGTTCGGTCCGACATGTGCCCATGAAATAGATCTTTATGACCGGGGAGTGTCGATTCTCTCGAAAAGCCCGTGCAGTCCTTGCTGGAAGAGAGCTTGTGAAAAAAGCATAATGTGCTACGATCAGGTCTCTTTGCAGGAGATCGTTCATGCCGTTGAATCTTGTCGTACAAACAGCCTTTCTGGGGGACTTGCTTTTGGCAATTCCGCTCCTAAAACGCTGTCGTCAGATTTGGCCTGA
- the pilB gene encoding type IV-A pilus assembly ATPase PilB → MSSIKIGEILVKQGLLKSDQLAHAVEEQKKSGARLTGVITQLGYLKENQILRAMEKHFAVPGVEVSSFEIDPSVIQLIPRDVCDRNQLIPLQKAGSTLVVAFADPSNIMVKEDLRFITRCKIQAVVATETAIAASIEKYYGGNINVKNLNTIAESMEEEYAANATATEVIDSDAGGEEAPIVKFVNQILGEAIIKKVSDIHFEPYEKRYRVRFRIDGNLIEATQPPQGTGAAIASRIKIMSKLDIAEKRRPQDGRLKVRTKKGREMDFRVSVLPTIWGEKVVLRLLDKSNLQLDMTKLGFEEDDLKLFKSMINLPQGMVLITGPTGSGKTTTIYSALAELNQPDVNISTAEDPVEFNLEGINQVQMNPDIDLNFSSALKSFLRQDPDIVMVGEIRDLETAEIAFKAASTGHLVVSTLHTNDAPGTVIRLTEMGVANYIITSCVNLIVAQRLVGKNCESCKAPIEVPAQTLLNLGVPQAEIGDYKLMRGKGCSNCNNSGIKGRLAVYELLAMTEKMKEAILKGASTGQLRFLAREQGMKTLRRSALLKLKRGQTTIEEVLNASVKDT, encoded by the coding sequence ATGTCTTCAATCAAAATAGGTGAAATATTAGTTAAGCAGGGTCTGCTCAAGTCGGACCAGTTAGCTCATGCTGTTGAAGAACAAAAAAAATCAGGCGCACGTCTGACCGGTGTTATCACTCAACTTGGATATCTTAAAGAAAATCAAATCCTTCGCGCGATGGAAAAGCATTTTGCAGTTCCAGGTGTGGAGGTCTCATCGTTTGAAATTGATCCCTCCGTTATTCAGCTGATTCCACGTGATGTTTGTGATCGTAATCAATTGATTCCGTTGCAGAAAGCGGGATCCACACTGGTTGTTGCCTTCGCCGATCCAAGCAATATCATGGTGAAAGAAGACTTGCGCTTCATCACCCGTTGTAAAATTCAGGCGGTCGTTGCGACCGAAACTGCGATCGCTGCAAGTATCGAGAAGTACTACGGCGGTAACATCAACGTAAAGAATTTGAATACGATCGCGGAAAGCATGGAAGAGGAATATGCTGCCAATGCCACTGCGACCGAAGTTATCGACTCGGATGCGGGCGGTGAGGAAGCTCCGATCGTTAAGTTCGTGAATCAAATTCTGGGTGAAGCGATCATCAAAAAAGTATCCGATATCCACTTTGAACCCTATGAAAAAAGATACCGCGTGCGCTTTCGTATCGACGGTAATTTAATTGAAGCGACGCAACCTCCGCAAGGAACGGGTGCCGCGATCGCGTCTCGTATCAAGATCATGTCTAAGCTCGACATCGCCGAAAAACGCCGTCCTCAAGACGGCCGTTTGAAAGTTCGTACGAAAAAAGGCCGCGAGATGGATTTTCGTGTCAGCGTTCTGCCAACTATTTGGGGCGAAAAAGTCGTTCTGCGTTTGCTTGATAAATCCAATCTTCAATTGGACATGACCAAACTTGGTTTCGAGGAAGATGACTTAAAACTTTTTAAATCCATGATCAATCTTCCGCAAGGGATGGTCCTGATCACGGGTCCTACGGGATCTGGTAAAACCACGACGATTTATTCTGCCTTGGCGGAATTAAATCAGCCTGACGTGAATATCTCCACGGCAGAGGACCCGGTGGAGTTTAACTTGGAAGGTATCAATCAGGTTCAAATGAATCCTGATATCGATTTGAATTTCTCGAGTGCTTTGAAATCATTCCTTCGTCAAGACCCGGATATCGTAATGGTGGGGGAGATTCGTGACCTTGAAACGGCAGAGATCGCCTTTAAAGCGGCCTCCACGGGTCACTTGGTCGTAAGTACGCTGCATACGAATGATGCCCCAGGTACGGTTATTCGTCTGACTGAAATGGGCGTGGCAAACTATATCATCACTTCATGCGTGAACTTGATCGTGGCGCAACGTCTGGTGGGTAAAAACTGTGAATCTTGTAAAGCTCCTATCGAAGTGCCTGCGCAAACTCTTTTGAATTTGGGTGTACCGCAGGCAGAAATCGGTGATTACAAGCTGATGCGTGGTAAAGGTTGTTCGAACTGCAACAACTCGGGCATCAAAGGTCGTCTGGCCGTTTACGAATTGCTGGCGATGACCGAAAAAATGAAGGAAGCGATTTTAAAAGGTGCTTCTACCGGGCAGCTGCGCTTCCTGGCTCGTGAACAGGGGATGAAAACTCTCCGTCGTTCTGCTTTGTTGAAATTAAAAAGAGGCCAAACAACGATTGAAGAAGTCTTGAATGCATCTGTGAAGGATACATAA
- a CDS encoding sigma-54 dependent transcriptional regulator, with amino-acid sequence MINQLNTLIVDDEAELRRSVISILKSTMPEIEFVIDEAATGKEAFEKVKQQSWDLVLMDVKMPEMNGIEALTAIKEHDPRTFVVLMTAHSNLHDAVLAIKEGAYDYVEKPVNPQTLTEIVRKSQEARDLVSSLALSNPIFDDDVESEFVGSSQKMKDVFNLIYRLCKVDTTVLIRGENGTGKELVARAIHFNSPRKAGSFVAINCGAIPENLMESELFGHEKGAFTGAIERKIGKFQMANNGTLFLDEIGELRPDMQVKLLRVLQEKKFTPVGSNREVKSNTRIIAATNRNLEKMMADGTFREDLFYRLNVMPIFLPPLRERTDDILALAQHFIKKFSRQHARVINGIDAEALEMLKAYRWPGNIRELENVVERAFIVENSQQITLESLPESLKLAPKEAPEKTANVGYNGPLDFDVFKEGMEKEFIVSALKANHGRINQTVAQANIPKNTLLRKIRKYGINVKDFTSEE; translated from the coding sequence ATGATCAACCAATTGAACACCCTGATCGTGGACGACGAAGCAGAATTGCGTCGTTCCGTTATCTCAATCCTTAAATCCACGATGCCGGAAATTGAATTCGTCATCGATGAAGCAGCCACAGGCAAAGAAGCATTTGAAAAAGTAAAACAACAGTCTTGGGACTTGGTTTTGATGGACGTAAAGATGCCAGAGATGAATGGTATCGAAGCATTGACAGCCATCAAAGAGCACGATCCTCGTACCTTTGTGGTATTAATGACGGCTCACTCGAACTTGCACGATGCGGTTCTCGCGATCAAAGAAGGCGCTTATGACTACGTTGAAAAACCAGTCAATCCACAGACGCTGACTGAAATCGTTCGCAAAAGCCAAGAGGCCCGCGATCTGGTTTCTTCTCTGGCTTTGTCGAATCCAATCTTTGACGACGACGTGGAATCTGAATTCGTGGGTTCATCACAAAAGATGAAGGACGTGTTCAACCTGATCTATCGTCTGTGCAAAGTCGATACGACAGTTTTAATTCGTGGTGAAAACGGTACAGGTAAAGAATTGGTCGCACGCGCGATTCACTTCAACTCCCCTCGTAAAGCGGGAAGCTTTGTGGCGATCAACTGTGGTGCGATTCCTGAAAACTTGATGGAGAGCGAACTTTTCGGTCACGAAAAAGGAGCCTTCACCGGTGCGATTGAACGTAAAATCGGTAAATTCCAAATGGCGAACAACGGAACTTTGTTCCTGGATGAAATCGGTGAGCTTCGTCCGGATATGCAGGTTAAACTTCTGCGCGTTCTTCAGGAAAAGAAATTCACTCCTGTCGGCAGCAACCGTGAAGTGAAATCGAACACCCGCATTATCGCAGCGACAAATCGTAACTTAGAAAAAATGATGGCCGATGGCACATTCCGCGAAGACTTGTTCTATCGCTTGAACGTTATGCCAATCTTCTTGCCACCTTTGCGTGAGCGTACAGATGACATCCTGGCTTTGGCACAACACTTTATCAAAAAATTCTCTCGGCAACACGCACGTGTGATCAATGGTATCGATGCCGAAGCCTTGGAAATGTTGAAAGCATATCGCTGGCCAGGAAATATTCGCGAGCTTGAAAATGTGGTTGAGCGCGCGTTCATTGTAGAAAACTCCCAGCAGATCACTTTGGAGTCTTTGCCCGAGTCTTTGAAATTAGCTCCGAAAGAAGCTCCGGAAAAAACAGCGAACGTGGGCTATAATGGTCCGTTGGATTTCGATGTCTTCAAAGAAGGTATGGAAAAAGAATTTATCGTGAGTGCATTGAAAGCCAATCACGGTCGTATCAATCAAACGGTGGCTCAAGCAAATATTCCTAAGAATACTTTGCTGCGCAAAATCCGTAAATACGGCATCAACGTCAAAGATTTTACGAGCGAAGAATAA
- a CDS encoding glycosyltransferase family 9 protein: MPLNLVVQTAFLGDLLLAIPLLKRCRQIWPDHQLGLVCRKGFGDFFLKTHLVDQVFEIKKGDAESYNQALNGIAQHQVNYLVSPHESLRTIFFCRKIKAQHKIGFKKFWSFLAFSQTVKKPMLLPDPLRQMSLLQEVDPKLKDLLTSYAQTEKPYATDFKGKLSAPPEWSSMSVRAEVLKCVDTYRDLEKRYDLKGLNDDRAVLMFPGSVWATKRWTKEGFVETGKSLQSQGYQVYVMGGPGEETLAEEVSQAIPGSLCIAGKTSILESTQIIARARLLVGNDSAASHMAAACETPLISVFGPTVLRFGFRPWSASTYIAQKENLPCRPCGKHGHQKCPIKTHVCMTHLPAEQVVQKAEFILRS; encoded by the coding sequence ATGCCGTTGAATCTTGTCGTACAAACAGCCTTTCTGGGGGACTTGCTTTTGGCAATTCCGCTCCTAAAACGCTGTCGTCAGATTTGGCCTGATCATCAACTGGGCCTGGTCTGTCGCAAAGGTTTTGGCGATTTTTTCCTGAAAACTCATCTGGTTGATCAAGTTTTTGAAATTAAAAAGGGTGATGCCGAGTCCTACAACCAGGCCTTGAACGGAATCGCGCAACATCAGGTGAATTACCTTGTGTCTCCGCACGAGTCATTGCGCACGATTTTCTTTTGTCGCAAAATCAAAGCTCAACATAAAATCGGTTTTAAAAAATTCTGGAGCTTTTTGGCTTTTTCGCAAACGGTGAAAAAACCGATGCTCTTGCCAGATCCTTTGCGCCAGATGAGTCTGTTGCAAGAAGTGGATCCTAAACTTAAAGACCTTCTGACCTCTTACGCACAAACAGAAAAGCCTTACGCCACTGATTTCAAGGGAAAGCTTTCGGCTCCGCCGGAATGGTCTTCCATGAGTGTGCGTGCTGAAGTTTTAAAGTGCGTCGATACTTACCGTGATTTGGAAAAGCGTTATGACCTTAAAGGTTTGAATGATGATCGCGCGGTTTTGATGTTTCCGGGCTCGGTGTGGGCGACGAAACGTTGGACCAAAGAGGGCTTTGTTGAAACAGGAAAGTCTTTGCAGTCGCAGGGATATCAAGTCTATGTCATGGGTGGCCCTGGTGAAGAAACTCTTGCAGAGGAAGTCTCTCAGGCGATTCCGGGCTCTTTGTGTATTGCCGGTAAAACTTCAATCTTGGAATCGACACAGATTATTGCTCGAGCTCGCTTATTGGTAGGGAACGACAGCGCGGCATCACACATGGCCGCGGCCTGCGAAACGCCGCTGATTTCAGTTTTTGGGCCCACAGTTTTAAGATTTGGATTTAGACCGTGGTCTGCCAGCACCTATATTGCGCAGAAAGAAAATCTGCCGTGCCGTCCCTGTGGCAAGCACGGGCACCAGAAGTGCCCGATTAAAACCCATGTTTGCATGACTCACCTGCCAGCTGAGCAGGTGGTGCAAAAAGCCGAATTTATTCTTCGCTCGTAA
- a CDS encoding type II secretion system F family protein: MAKFQYQARAATGNIVQGEIEAATQQEAIIRLRAQQLMPTKLVAMARATGKKASTPAPMFGGRVKGKDLQIFTRQFATLINAGIPVVDCLKILSEGLRPGPLREAAGTVKSSIESGRRLADSMGQVPLVFDKLYVNMIQAGEEAGILDGILNRLALYMEKSEKLKSQVKGALVYPAVILVVAFAVITGILVFILPKFMEFFNSAGKEPPALTQMVIALSNSMIHKWYLYLFAVVGIPFAILQYYRTDEGRDTMDRLFFNVPVFGEVIQKSAIARLTRTLSTLLSSGVGLIEAIDISAKTAGNIVIEQALLRCKASVTEGRTFASPLLKEKVFPEMVVQMISIGEQSGTMDIMLGKIADFYEDEVETAVKAMTSLLEPLMMVFLGGIIAILVIAMYLPIFSMADVVGGG; encoded by the coding sequence ATGGCTAAGTTTCAATACCAGGCTCGCGCCGCCACTGGAAATATAGTTCAGGGGGAAATCGAAGCAGCGACTCAGCAAGAGGCGATCATTCGCCTTCGTGCTCAGCAGTTGATGCCGACGAAACTGGTAGCGATGGCCCGTGCCACGGGAAAAAAAGCAAGCACTCCGGCACCGATGTTTGGTGGCCGTGTTAAGGGTAAAGATCTGCAGATCTTCACTCGTCAGTTTGCGACCCTGATCAATGCCGGTATCCCGGTGGTGGATTGTTTGAAAATTCTTTCCGAAGGTTTGCGCCCAGGTCCCTTGCGTGAAGCGGCGGGTACGGTGAAATCTTCGATTGAAAGTGGTCGTCGTCTGGCCGACTCCATGGGGCAGGTGCCTTTGGTGTTTGATAAACTTTATGTGAATATGATCCAGGCCGGGGAAGAAGCCGGTATCCTGGATGGTATCTTGAATCGTCTGGCTCTTTATATGGAGAAGTCAGAAAAACTAAAAAGTCAGGTGAAGGGTGCCTTGGTGTATCCCGCTGTGATCCTGGTTGTGGCCTTTGCGGTTATCACCGGTATCCTGGTTTTCATCCTTCCGAAGTTCATGGAGTTCTTTAACTCCGCAGGTAAAGAACCACCGGCACTGACTCAAATGGTTATCGCACTTTCTAATTCTATGATTCATAAGTGGTATCTATATTTGTTTGCAGTGGTGGGGATTCCCTTCGCGATTCTTCAATACTACCGTACCGATGAAGGCCGCGACACCATGGATAGATTGTTCTTTAATGTCCCGGTATTTGGTGAAGTTATCCAAAAGTCCGCGATCGCGCGTTTGACTCGTACCTTGTCGACGTTGTTGTCTTCGGGCGTGGGTTTGATTGAAGCGATTGATATTTCGGCAAAGACCGCCGGTAATATCGTGATCGAGCAAGCTTTGCTTCGTTGTAAAGCCTCTGTAACGGAAGGTCGTACGTTTGCTTCTCCGCTCCTTAAGGAAAAGGTTTTTCCAGAGATGGTTGTGCAAATGATCTCGATCGGTGAGCAGTCGGGTACGATGGATATCATGCTGGGTAAGATCGCCGACTTCTATGAAGACGAAGTTGAAACGGCGGTTAAAGCGATGACGTCATTGCTTGAGCCACTGATGATGGTTTTCTTGGGTGGTATCATCGCGATCCTGGTTATTGCCATGTATCTTCCGATCTTCTCTATGGCAGACGTTGTCGGCGGGGGCTAA